The segment TCGGGCTGAACCTTTCGACGGTCCAGAGGAGCGTCAAGAAACTCTACGAGCGCAACATCCTGATCCGCTCCCAGAACAACATGGACGGCGGAGGATACTTCTTCGTGTATAAGATCCGCAGTAAGAAGGAGATCAGGGAACTCATCATGCAGGTAGTCAACAGCTGGGTGAACAGGGTCGATACGGAACTGCAGAGCTGGGCTGAAGAAAAACACGAAAAGAAGTGATCATATCATAATTAATCGGTTTACAACAATCAAGATCAAATCAAACGAATCCTCATCGAACAGTCTTAAATCAGGAGTGTAATCATGCTTAAAATAACCCCATATCTCGGCATACTTGTGCTTATCGTGTCCATTGCAGGGCTCTGGTTCCCCCTGCTTGGCTATCTGCTGCTGGTGGTCTTTGCCACTCTCATGATAACCAGCATCTTCAGGGGAAGGTGGTTCTGCGGGAACCTCTGCCCCAGGGGAAGTTTCAATGACTTCTGGGTCGGTAAGATATCCAGGGGTCGGAAGATACCAAAGATCCTGAGAAGCTTCTGGGTAAGGGTCCCTCTCCTTGCATTCATGATGGTATTCATGGGTTACAGGCTCATGTCAACGCAGGGGCTCATCAACCAGATAGGGATGGTCTTTGTGATAATGTGCCTGATGACCACAACCATAGCACTGATCGTGGGTGTCAGTTTCAGCCCCCGTACCTGGTGTACCTTCTGCCCCATGGGGACCATGCAGAACCTCATCGGAGGAAACAGGTACAGGCTCCATGTGGACGATTCCAAGTGTATCGACTGTAACAAGTGCGAGAAAAAGTGTCCCATGCAGCTTGAAGTGCACACTAACGACCACAAGCCCGACTGCATAAAGTGCGGCAGGTGCGTGACATCGTGTCCCACAAAAGCACTGGCGTTCAGGAACTGAACTCCTCGTCCGGCCCAGGCCGGAGGCCCTGATCGATTAAAAAAGGACTGATTCAGGCCCCTTCTGAAGGGGCCATGGATCTGTCTGTTCAGCCATTGATGGCTGCCATTTATTCTTCACTCGGTGTCTGCCTTGATACGGAAAACCTTTTCCAGTTCCATGCTTTCATCCGTGTCATCGACTGATACGGTCTTCCTGATCCTGTACTGTCCTTCCTTCACCCCATCTACAAAGACCTCTTCAGGATTGAAGCTCTGGGTGAAGGCATCTCCGGGGGACAGGATGATCATATCCATTGTCACGATCAGGTCCATTTCCACAGCTTCCCATTCCGAACTGCTTTCATTGAAGGCATCAACACTGAAGCTGCGCCCGAACATGAGGTTGGTGTTGCCTGTGTTCCTGACCTCAAGCTCGATATCATCGGATATGCCATAGGTTTCCCGGGACAGGTTAAGAAGTGCTCCGGGAGTTGTTTCCACATTATCATCCTCATTCACTGCCTCATTGTCCAG is part of the Methanolobus chelungpuianus genome and harbors:
- a CDS encoding MarR family transcriptional regulator, whose product is MIDFACKEFEIEAVIKCGLNLTKADLDVLKHFLKFGQDWLNTDHIAEELGLNLSTVQRSVKKLYERNILIRSQNNMDGGGYFFVYKIRSKKEIRELIMQVVNSWVNRVDTELQSWAEEKHEKK
- a CDS encoding 4Fe-4S binding protein; protein product: MLKITPYLGILVLIVSIAGLWFPLLGYLLLVVFATLMITSIFRGRWFCGNLCPRGSFNDFWVGKISRGRKIPKILRSFWVRVPLLAFMMVFMGYRLMSTQGLINQIGMVFVIMCLMTTTIALIVGVSFSPRTWCTFCPMGTMQNLIGGNRYRLHVDDSKCIDCNKCEKKCPMQLEVHTNDHKPDCIKCGRCVTSCPTKALAFRN
- a CDS encoding immunoglobulin-like domain-containing protein; its protein translation is MITMGKNKLTTGKNPKLRWIPLVSIGVVALFLFFAGCLDNEAVNEDDNVETTPGALLNLSRETYGISDDIELEVRNTGNTNLMFGRSFSVDAFNESSSEWEAVEMDLIVTMDMIILSPGDAFTQSFNPEEVFVDGVKEGQYRIRKTVSVDDTDESMELEKVFRIKADTE